ATGACTGGCAATGCTTCACGGTTTTTTCTGTATTTTCCGGTAAATTCCTCGGCAAAATGCATTGCGTCACAGGCACTGCCTCCGTTTCCGCAGATCAAAATTTTACCGCCTTTCTCAAAACACTCTGCGATAACTTTCGAAACAGTCTCGGTACCGGCGATATTCTCATGATTTTCGGAAAATTCGCTTATCGCGCTTACAGCCTCTTCAAAAGATTTTTTTAGATCCATTACCTGCTCCTGTTTTGAATATCTATTTTATCATATCACAAGTGTTTCGTGAATTATTCAGTATCTTGTCTTTTTATTCATTGGTTGACACGGGATTTACCAAGAAATAAAATAGTCAATTTCAAAGGATGTGAAATGAATTCAAAGACAGCGATACAATACACGATTTTTCTGGAACACAAAGCCGGCGCTATGGAGAAAATTGTCAGTAAACTTAAATCCGAAGGCATACAGATTATGGCTCTTTCCGGCAGCGGGTCTGTTGACGGAGGCCTTTTAAAAATAGTCATCGAAAAGGACACCGACCGCGTGAACGCGATATTCAAAACCATGAACGTTTTCCCCATGTCCGTACCTGTTATCGTGCTCAGAATAGACAAAAAATCCCCGGTAGACATGAACTATGTACTTCAGCTTCTCGCTTCCAACGAAATAAACCTTCTGTCGATTAATTGGAGTGATTGCCCGGAAAACAGCTTTGTCTGCATGTCTGTAATACCAGACAAATTCGACATGACCATGAAGATTCTCGAAGAAATATGAATTTACTTTTTTTGACTTTCCTCCTGTTTTCAAAGGTGAACTTCATTCAGCCTGATATAACATGGCAAGACGCATTATCTCTGACAAAATCGAAAATCAAAGACAGTGTTTTTCTTCTCATAGGCGATTCCATGATAGGCGGAGCAGTCGGTTTTTTTCTGTCCGGAGATCTTAAATCCGAGGGAGCGAGTGACGTCATCGTCGATTACCATGTTTCGAGCGGACTCTCAAGACCTGATTTTTACAATTGGGATGAAAGGCTTTCTGAGCTTAACGCGATGTATGACTTCGACTACGCTTTTGTCTTTCTCGGAGCCAATGACAATCAGCCCCTTCACAGATACGGTTCAGGATGGATTGGATACCACACCGAAGAGTGGTTCAGGGAATATCACTCTCGAGTCGGGTCTATGATGGACGCTCTTCTACGAAAAGCCGAAAAAGTTTACTGGATAGGGTTGCCGCGAATGGCGAGCTCAGAATTCGATGCCGGCACAAAAGAACTAAACGAGATCTACGAACAAGAAGCGAAAAAAAGACCGCGTGTAATATATATCTCTTCCTATGATCTGCTTGAAGGTAAAAACCAAAGTTTTTCGGAGTTGAGAACAGAAGACGGATGCCATCTCACGAGCGAAGGCGCAAGGTTGCTCGTGGAAAAGATTATGGAGACTATAAATTAACCCTTTCTTTTCTCAAGGGTTTTAACAATTTCAGGCACAATTTCAAAAAGATCGCCAATTATGGCGTAATCAGCGATTTTCATTATCGGAGCGTCTTTGTCCTTGTTTATAGCCACTATGCAGTCCGATGACTGCATTCCGACGAGATGCTGAATAGCGCCGGATATTCCGACGGCGACGTAAAGCTTCGGAGCGACAGTTCTTCCAGTCTGCCCGACTTGATGTGAATGCGCAATCCATCCTTCATCAACAGGAGGTCTTGAAGAACCTACGGCTCCCCCGAGGTTGTTTGCAAGTTTCTCAATTAGAGAAAAGTTTTCGGGTGCTTTTATTCCTCTTCCGCCTGAAACGATTATATCGGCATTGTCCAGCCTCAACAAAGAGGTTTCCTCTTTTATGATTCCTAAAAACTGGACAGGGTCGTTTAAGATTTGAGCGGAAACATCAAACTCGACCACGTTCGGCTTTTTCGTTGTATCTGGGGTTTTCTTTCTCATCACCCTGGGCCTGACAGTCGCCATTTGAGGGCGGGTGTTCGGCGTCATTATCGTCGCCATTATCGAGCCTCCCCAAGCTGGTCTTGTCTGCAAGAGGTGCCTGTCAGGCATTTCGACTTCAAGATGCGTGCAATCCGCGGTGAGTCCAGTCTGAAGCCTTACGGCTACTCTGGATAAAAGAGGTCTTCCCTGCGAGGTCGACCCCGCGAGGACGACTTCAGGCTTTTCGTTCTCAATAAGATCATAAAGGCTCCGGGCTCTCGGCCCTATCACCGGCTTACGGAGAATCTCTCCTTTAATTATCACGATTTTATCTGCTCCGTAAGAAGCGAGAGCTTCAATGTCTTTGTCAGGGGCTCCACCGAAAACTACCGCTGTGACAGGAACCTTCAGGACCCCGGCCAACTCACTGCCTTTGCTGACAAGCTCGTATGAAACTTGGGCGATTTTATCTTCTTCCTCTTCGGTAACTACCATTACTCCCCTGTATTGATCGAAATCTTTCTGAGTTGTGCTGGTTTTGTGAACCCTGACAATGGCTCCAGTCGGGCATTTTTCGACGCAAATCCCGCATAGGGTGCACAATTCAAAATCAATTTCCGGAAGGTTGTCTTCGTTCATCTTTATTGCTTTAACAGGACAGACATTTACACACACTGAACAGGAAACGCATCTTTTTTCGATTATTTTAAGGCTCATGGCATCTCCATTTAAATTATGTGCCGTTCAGACAAAATTTCGACGATTCTTTCAGCTTGGGATTCTGGTTCGCCTTCGATAAACAGCACTTCTCCGCCGACTTCGGGAGTGAATATTTTTACGACTTGAGTGGGACTCCCCTTCAGTCCGAGCATGCTTGTGTCGGCGTCGACATCTTCGGGAGACCAAACGGGGATTATCTCTTTTCTAGCCCTCATTTTATTCCTCAGTGAAGGCATTCTCGGTTCGCCTATGCCTTTGCCAACCGAAATGACCGCGGGAAAATGTACGGACAATTCTATGTATCCCTCCTCGGTCATAGCTCTGACTTTCAAGCCATTTTCGTCAATTCCGTCAAAGCCGTTGACATCCGTTATAACCGGATACTCAAGATGCTGTGCTATGCCTGGTCCCACCTGCGCGGTGTCTCCGTCTATAGCCTGTCTTCCAGTTATTATCAGGTCGACATTTCCAACCTGCTTGATTCCCTTTGAAAGAGCGTAAGACGTCGCCAGAGTGTCAGAGCCGGCAAAATCTTTGGAACTGAGCAAAACAGCGTTGTCGACACCCATGGAAATAACTTCTCTCAAAGCATCTTCTGCTTGAGGGGGACCCATCGATATTGCTGTCACCGAAGCTTCTATTTTGTCTTTAATTTTCAACGCCGCTTCGACAGCGTAAAGGTCAAAAGGGTTTACAACGGCGTCCACACCGGTCCTCACTATTGTGTAGGTCTCCGGGTCTACTTTTGATTGAGATATGTCCGGAACTTGCTTGACGCAGACAACAATTTTCAAAGAACCTCCATTCCAACCAAGATCATGAAGTAAACTCTCTCATCACTTCGGATATCCCTGTCTCTATCCCGAACTTATAATTCTTGATGGCTTATTGTCTGTTTAAATAGACTTAAACCTTTTACTTTCCTTCATATTTTTTGAAAAGAATAGAGACATTATGCCCCCCAAAACCGAATGAATTTGAAAGGACATAGTTTAAATCAATTTTTCTGTTTCCTTCCGGAGCGTAGTCGAGGTCACATTCAGGGTCTGGATTCGTGAGATTTAACGTTCTGTGAATTATCCCTTCTTTTATGGATTGCGCTACGACAGCCGCTTCCATGGCAGATGCCGCTCCGAGGAGGTGTCCGGTCATAGATTTTGTCGAGATAATCGGGATTTCCTGAGATCTTTTGCCAAGGGCAATTTTTATGGCTTTTGTCTCTATTTTGTCGTTGTAAGGAGTGCTAGTGCCGTGGGCGTTTACATGGTCTATTTGTTCTGGTTTTATTCCTGCGTCTTTCAAAGCGAATTTCATCGCCATAGCGGGTCCTTCTCCTGTCTCATCTGGAGCTGTCATGTGAAATGCGTCGTCTGTTTGACCCGCCCCAACAATTTCGCAGTAGATATTCGCGCCTCTCGCTTTAGCTCTCTCGTATTCCTCGAGTACGAGAAGCGTCGAGCCTTCTGACATAATGAATCCGTCTCGTTCTTTGTCGAATGGCCTGCTTGCTGTTTGCGGATCGTCGTTTCTCGTAGAAAGAGCTTTCATTATTGAAAAACCCGCGACCGAAAGTGGTGTTACGGAGCTCTCGGATCCACCTGTTACCATTATTTCCGCTTCACCTCTCTGCACTATTCTGTAAGCTGAGACCAAAGCGTGGCCGGAAGAAGCGCAGGCGCTTGAAACAGAGTAATTTGGCCCTTTGAGGCCAAACCTTATCGCCACCATTCCCGACGCCATATTGATTATCATCATCGGAATAAAAAACGGGGAGACCTTGTCAGGTCCTTTGTTTAAAAGGTTTTTATGCTGTTCTTCCCACGTTTTATTCCCCCCTATGCCGGATGATATAATCGATCCAACCATGAAACTGTCGACGCTGGAAAGGTCTATGCCCGAATCGGTTATTGCTTCGTTTGCAGCATATATCGCGAATTGAATATACGGATCCATTCTTCGGACATCTTTCTTGTCAAGAACCGAGGAAGGGTCAAAGTCTTTTACTTCTCCGGCAATTTTCACAGACAAACCGCTTGTGTCAAATTTCTGTATGGCCGTAACTCCTGAGGTTCCTTCGAGAAGCTTTTGCCAAGTGGTTTTGAAATCGTTCGCCAGAGGATTGACCGTTCCCAAACCTGTTATTACAACTCGTTTCATCTATACTGCCTTTTTTTCAAATATGAAATATTACTCTTCTTCTTCTCCGTCTTTTGCAGGTTTGTCTCCTTTTTCAGCGAGAGCCTTTTCGAGATAATCAATCGAATCGCCTACTGTTTCAAGTTTTTCCGCGTCTTCATCGGGAATATCAATGTCAAATTTTTCTTCAAAAGCCATAATTAGCTCCACCAGGTCAAGTGAATCCGCTCCGAGATCCTTTACATACTTAGAATCCAACGTCACCTGGGCGTCGTCTACACCGAGTCTTTCGACTATTATTTTTTTCACTTCTTTCTCTAAGCTTGTTCTGTCGAGTGCCATAATAACCTCCTCTAAATAATTTACATCGCCAGGCCGCCGTCTATTCTTATCGTCTCTCCAGTCACATATGAAGATTCATCACTCACGAGAAAAGAGACGACGTCGGCGACATCTTTAGGCGCGCCGAATTTTCGCGCCGGTATATTTTCCATATATGTTTTTTTTACTTCTTCTGGAAGCTTCATCGTCATTTCTGACTCTATGAAACCCGGGCAGACTGCGTTTACAGTTATACCTTTTGAAGCTACCTCCTTTGCTGTCGATTTTGTCAAGCCTATAAGCCCTGCTTTTGAAGAGGCGTAGTTCGCCTGTCCGGCATTGCCAAAAAGCCCTATCACAGAAGAAATATTGACTATTCTGCCGTATTTATTTCTTATCATCTGCCTGATGACCGCCTTGGTGCACACGAAAGCGCCCAACAGATTTACTTCCAATACTTTTTTGAAATCATCCGCCGACATTTTCATGATGAGATTGTCCCTGGTTATACCGGCGTTGTTGACGAGAATTGCGACGTTTTCCCCTCTGTCGCCAATGATTTTCACGGCTTCTTCACAGGACTTTTCATCCGTTATATCGACTTTTGTGAAATCGCACATCGCCGGCAAGGCTTTCATGTCTTCCGCGGTTTTTTTGCCTTCCTCCTCCAAAACATCCCATATATATACTTTATGTCCTTTCAGACAAAGATTTTTTACTATCTCTTTTCCTATCCCTCTCGCTCCGCCTGTGACTACCGCCACTAATTTTTTTTCATCCATTTCAGCCCCCAAATTCTTTTATAAATTCTTTTACGCTGTTAGTGTCTGAAATGCAAATTGTTTGGATGTCTTTTTCTGTTTTTTTAACAAGAGACGACAAAACGGGTTTTGTCGAAAATTCCAAAGTCTCCGTAACATCCTTCTCTTTGAAAAATTTAACGGTCTGCATCCATTTGACAGGTCCGGTCATTTGCCCTTTCATCGCTTCTCGAATTTCTTGCGGTGAAGAAATCGGTTTTGCGCTGATGTTTGCGATTACAGGTTTTTCTGCTTTTTCAATTTGTGCTTCCGAAACGACGTCCGAAAACACTTTTGCCGCATCTTCCATCAAAGGAGAATGAAAAGCCGCTGAGACCTCGAGGAAAACGCATCTTTTGGCGCCTTTTTCCTTGCATTTACCGACAGCTTTTTCGACAGCATCGCTCTCCCCGCTTATCACCACCTGAGAAAGGCTGTTGTAGTTCGCTGGCACGACAATTCCCTGGATTTCTGCGCAGATGTCTTCGATTTCCTTATCACTGAGCCCGACAATCGCCGCCATCTTTCCGGGGCGTCTGCCCCCGGCTTCACTCATCAATTCGCCGCGCTTTCTGACTATTTTAAGTGCAGTGTCGAAACTTATTGCTCCTGAAGCGGCGTAAGCAGTGTATTCTCCGAGGCTGTGACCTGCCAGAAACTCATATTCTTTCATAAAATCTTTGACGAGGCTGTAAAGGCAAAATGAATGTAGGAATAGAGCGGGTTGAGTGTTTTTAGATTCGGTTAATAAGTCTGGGGGACCCTCAAACATAATTTTCGAAAGGTCGAAACCGAGTATTTCGTTCGAAAGTTCGAAAAGTTCACGGGCTTTCTGAAAATCTGCGAACAGGTCTTTTCCCATTCCGACTTGTTGTGCGCCTTGTCCGACAAATATCAAAGCGGTATTGCTCATTGTCCTTCTTTTCTAAACTTGCTTTCCAAAACTTCTTTTATCTTTTGAGAATAGGTTTTTTTCACTGTTTCAAGTCCGTTTTTGACTCCCAGCGGCGAGGTCTTGCCGTGGCCTATAAAAACAATCCCGTTGACGCCTATCAGAGGAGCCGCACCGTATTCCTCGGAAGTCAGCTTTCTTGCCATTTCAGACGGAATCTGGACAGTCTTGCCGAAAAAAGAGTTTAAAAACTCTATCATGCTCTCTGCGAATTTCAGAATAATGTTTCCGACAAAACCGTCGACGACGACTACATCGGCTTTGCCCTTAAAAATATCCCCTCCTTCGATGTTTCCGATGAAATTCAAATCGCTTTTT
This candidate division WOR-3 bacterium DNA region includes the following protein-coding sequences:
- a CDS encoding DUF459 domain-containing protein, with product MNFIQPDITWQDALSLTKSKIKDSVFLLIGDSMIGGAVGFFLSGDLKSEGASDVIVDYHVSSGLSRPDFYNWDERLSELNAMYDFDYAFVFLGANDNQPLHRYGSGWIGYHTEEWFREYHSRVGSMMDALLRKAEKVYWIGLPRMASSEFDAGTKELNEIYEQEAKKRPRVIYISSYDLLEGKNQSFSELRTEDGCHLTSEGARLLVEKIMETIN
- a CDS encoding FAD-binding protein produces the protein MSLKIIEKRCVSCSVCVNVCPVKAIKMNEDNLPEIDFELCTLCGICVEKCPTGAIVRVHKTSTTQKDFDQYRGVMVVTEEEEDKIAQVSYELVSKGSELAGVLKVPVTAVVFGGAPDKDIEALASYGADKIVIIKGEILRKPVIGPRARSLYDLIENEKPEVVLAGSTSQGRPLLSRVAVRLQTGLTADCTHLEVEMPDRHLLQTRPAWGGSIMATIMTPNTRPQMATVRPRVMRKKTPDTTKKPNVVEFDVSAQILNDPVQFLGIIKEETSLLRLDNADIIVSGGRGIKAPENFSLIEKLANNLGGAVGSSRPPVDEGWIAHSHQVGQTGRTVAPKLYVAVGISGAIQHLVGMQSSDCIVAINKDKDAPIMKIADYAIIGDLFEIVPEIVKTLEKRKG
- a CDS encoding electron transfer flavoprotein subunit beta/FixA family protein, yielding MKIVVCVKQVPDISQSKVDPETYTIVRTGVDAVVNPFDLYAVEAALKIKDKIEASVTAISMGPPQAEDALREVISMGVDNAVLLSSKDFAGSDTLATSYALSKGIKQVGNVDLIITGRQAIDGDTAQVGPGIAQHLEYPVITDVNGFDGIDENGLKVRAMTEEGYIELSVHFPAVISVGKGIGEPRMPSLRNKMRARKEIIPVWSPEDVDADTSMLGLKGSPTQVVKIFTPEVGGEVLFIEGEPESQAERIVEILSERHII
- the fabF gene encoding beta-ketoacyl-ACP synthase II; this encodes MKRVVITGLGTVNPLANDFKTTWQKLLEGTSGVTAIQKFDTSGLSVKIAGEVKDFDPSSVLDKKDVRRMDPYIQFAIYAANEAITDSGIDLSSVDSFMVGSIISSGIGGNKTWEEQHKNLLNKGPDKVSPFFIPMMIINMASGMVAIRFGLKGPNYSVSSACASSGHALVSAYRIVQRGEAEIMVTGGSESSVTPLSVAGFSIMKALSTRNDDPQTASRPFDKERDGFIMSEGSTLLVLEEYERAKARGANIYCEIVGAGQTDDAFHMTAPDETGEGPAMAMKFALKDAGIKPEQIDHVNAHGTSTPYNDKIETKAIKIALGKRSQEIPIISTKSMTGHLLGAASAMEAAVVAQSIKEGIIHRTLNLTNPDPECDLDYAPEGNRKIDLNYVLSNSFGFGGHNVSILFKKYEGK
- the acpP gene encoding acyl carrier protein produces the protein MALDRTSLEKEVKKIIVERLGVDDAQVTLDSKYVKDLGADSLDLVELIMAFEEKFDIDIPDEDAEKLETVGDSIDYLEKALAEKGDKPAKDGEEEE
- the fabG gene encoding 3-oxoacyl-[acyl-carrier-protein] reductase, which translates into the protein MDEKKLVAVVTGGARGIGKEIVKNLCLKGHKVYIWDVLEEEGKKTAEDMKALPAMCDFTKVDITDEKSCEEAVKIIGDRGENVAILVNNAGITRDNLIMKMSADDFKKVLEVNLLGAFVCTKAVIRQMIRNKYGRIVNISSVIGLFGNAGQANYASSKAGLIGLTKSTAKEVASKGITVNAVCPGFIESEMTMKLPEEVKKTYMENIPARKFGAPKDVADVVSFLVSDESSYVTGETIRIDGGLAM
- the fabD gene encoding ACP S-malonyltransferase, with amino-acid sequence MSNTALIFVGQGAQQVGMGKDLFADFQKARELFELSNEILGFDLSKIMFEGPPDLLTESKNTQPALFLHSFCLYSLVKDFMKEYEFLAGHSLGEYTAYAASGAISFDTALKIVRKRGELMSEAGGRRPGKMAAIVGLSDKEIEDICAEIQGIVVPANYNSLSQVVISGESDAVEKAVGKCKEKGAKRCVFLEVSAAFHSPLMEDAAKVFSDVVSEAQIEKAEKPVIANISAKPISSPQEIREAMKGQMTGPVKWMQTVKFFKEKDVTETLEFSTKPVLSSLVKKTEKDIQTICISDTNSVKEFIKEFGG